In Saccharothrix violaceirubra, the following are encoded in one genomic region:
- a CDS encoding GGDEF domain-containing protein, whose translation MGQPALNEMSDAWLVGRASELVAIAQSSNYYEKHDASDEVDRILAEAQSRGEPRIVGQLLRAAAVMRIVTPDLVEQSDVLLEELLVHCRRHGLVVLEAEAHALRGRRFLFSGHEDKALTEVASGLAMLEEDLAPDPMLDKRTWDRLLANALQSTGLVLTQLGVYDMADEVLARAHNAIRDSAGPHQIYVHLVNRARMLIGWGLRLERVDDRDGAAERFATASAIATAVEGPFRDSLHPGRRGRTAAEQVPVIGAAHALHKPGGEHLARLWSLREMAMYARELIIVSVALARCLEIEELPQQALQVLEDARKRLATDTSEPTLGLCLVREFARMSGPHGERTASALEDYATALETELWLMQEARTATLTTRRDHERLTRAHGAVAQQALQDPLTGLPNRRALDDRLNALTVAQTDPMAIALVDLDGFKVVNDKHSHAEGDDVLRVIASTLRQALRGDDLVARYGGDEFVVLLPGAPLQSAEAALGRAVEAVADLPSDLSRGVTLSVGVIAVKPFESAGEALARADSAMYVAKRRGGCQVAAVDGEVVPEA comes from the coding sequence GTGGGCCAGCCGGCGCTCAACGAGATGTCCGACGCCTGGCTGGTCGGACGTGCCAGTGAACTCGTCGCGATCGCGCAGAGCAGCAACTACTACGAGAAGCACGACGCGTCCGACGAGGTCGACCGCATCCTCGCCGAGGCGCAGAGCCGGGGCGAACCCCGTATCGTCGGCCAGCTCCTGCGCGCGGCGGCCGTGATGCGGATCGTGACGCCCGACCTGGTAGAGCAGTCCGACGTGCTGCTCGAGGAACTGCTCGTGCACTGCCGGCGGCACGGCCTGGTCGTGCTGGAGGCCGAGGCGCACGCGCTGCGCGGCCGGCGCTTCCTGTTCAGCGGCCACGAGGACAAGGCGCTCACCGAGGTGGCCAGCGGGCTGGCCATGCTGGAGGAGGACCTCGCCCCGGACCCGATGCTGGACAAGCGCACGTGGGACCGGCTGCTGGCCAACGCGCTCCAGAGCACCGGGCTCGTGCTCACCCAGCTCGGCGTCTACGACATGGCCGACGAAGTCCTCGCCCGCGCGCACAACGCGATCCGGGACAGCGCCGGGCCGCACCAGATCTACGTGCACCTGGTCAACCGGGCGCGCATGCTCATCGGCTGGGGCCTGCGGCTGGAACGCGTGGACGACCGCGACGGCGCCGCCGAGCGGTTCGCCACGGCGTCGGCCATCGCCACGGCGGTCGAGGGCCCGTTCCGCGACTCCCTGCATCCGGGCCGACGCGGGCGCACGGCCGCCGAGCAGGTGCCCGTGATCGGCGCGGCGCACGCCCTGCACAAGCCCGGCGGCGAGCACCTGGCCCGGCTGTGGTCGTTGCGCGAGATGGCGATGTACGCCCGCGAGCTGATCATCGTGTCGGTCGCGCTGGCCCGGTGCCTGGAGATCGAGGAGCTGCCCCAGCAGGCGCTCCAGGTGCTGGAGGACGCGCGCAAGCGCTTGGCGACCGACACCTCGGAGCCGACCCTGGGGCTGTGCCTGGTGCGCGAGTTCGCCCGGATGTCCGGTCCGCACGGCGAGCGGACGGCGTCGGCGCTGGAGGACTACGCGACCGCGCTGGAGACCGAGCTGTGGCTCATGCAGGAGGCGCGCACGGCGACGTTGACCACGCGTCGCGACCACGAACGGCTGACGCGGGCGCACGGCGCCGTGGCGCAGCAGGCGTTGCAGGACCCGCTGACCGGGCTGCCCAACCGCCGCGCGCTCGACGACCGGCTCAACGCGCTGACCGTCGCGCAGACCGACCCGATGGCGATCGCCCTGGTCGACCTCGACGGGTTCAAAGTGGTCAACGACAAGCATTCGCACGCGGAGGGTGACGACGTCCTGCGCGTGATTGCCAGCACACTCCGGCAGGCCCTGCGAGGTGACGACCTGGTGGCGCGGTACGGGGGCGACGAGTTCGTCGTCCTGCTGCCCGGTGCACCGTTGCAGTCCGCGGAGGCAGCGTTGGGCCGAGCCGTGGAAGCCGTGGCGGACTTGCCATCCGACCTGTCCCGGGGTGTCACGCTGTCGGTCGGGGTGATCGCGGTGAAGCCCTTCGAGTCCGCCGGCGAGGCCCTCGCCCGAGCCGACTCCGCGATGTACGTCGCGAAACGCAGAGGTGGCTGCCAGGTTGCGGCCGTGGACGGCGAGGTCGTCCCGGAGGCTTAG
- the mfd gene encoding transcription-repair coupling factor, translating into MHQSGPLSGLLTAVLPDKALRALTESVGVPALELEGPPAARPLVAAALSLEAPVLAVTATGREADELTSVLRDLIGEDAVAHFPSWETLPHERLSPRADTVGARLEVLRRLARPDGDPLRVVVATVRSLIQPMAPGLGELVPVRLKTGADVDFETLPASLTAIAYTRVDMVEKRGEFAVRGGILDVFPPTAEHPLRVEFWGDEVSEIRPFSVADQRSLPQEVEEFVAPPCRELLLTASVRARAALLATEHEADAQLVEMLDKIAEGIPSEGMEALIPALCEDALQLLTDVVPDGTHVVLNDPEKIRARAHDLVRTGQEFLEASWMAAAGGGRAPIDLGASAYRNLDEVAEAARAAGRPWWTLSQLTSEGADVLRLELKHVEAYQGDIDRAFADLRAHTSSGGTAVLVVPGAGTAQRAAEQLKDADVPATLVESLDDAPRQGFVTVARGALEDGFALPGLALVVLTETDLTGGRGGTSTKDMRRMPSRRRNAVDPLALKAGDYVVHEQHGIGKYVEMVQRTVAGATREYLVLEYASSKRGQPGDRLFVPTDQLDEVSRYVGGELPTLNKLGGSDWKNTKAKARKAVKQIAAELVQLYAARQSAPGHAFAVDTPWQRELEDAFPFTETVDQMAAIDEVKADMERSVPMDRVICGDVGYGKTEIAVRAAFKAVQDGKQVVVLVPTTLLAQQHLNTFSERMRAFPVKVKGLSRFTDALEAQQTITGLADGDVDVVIGTHRLLQKGLRYKDLGLVIVDEEQRFGVEHKEHIKALRTHVDVLTMSATPIPRTLEMSLAGIREMSTILTPPEERHPILTYVGGYDDKQVGAALRRELLRDGQVFYVHNRVSSIEKAARRIRDLVPEARVVTAHGQMNEDRLEKIIQGFWEREYDVLVCTTIVETGLDISNANTLIVERGDMLGLSQLHQLRGRVGRGRERGYAYFLYPPETPLSETAHDRLATIAQNTELGAGMAVAMKDLEIRGAGNILGAEQSGHIAGVGFDLYVRLVGEAVEAFRRHAGAEVDGEEELAEVRVDLPVDAHIPHDYVPGERLRLEAYRKIAAAVDEPSLQAVWDELKDRYGTPPLPVERLLAVARFRHTCRAHGVTEVAMQGANLRFAPLEPRDSQLVRLRRLFPKAVHKQAVKTVTVPRPTEGAAGGRMGAPVLRDQELLDWCARFLESLAGTPVSGVTGS; encoded by the coding sequence ATGCACCAGTCCGGCCCGTTGTCCGGCCTGCTGACCGCCGTCCTTCCCGACAAGGCGTTGCGCGCGCTGACCGAGTCCGTCGGCGTGCCCGCCCTCGAACTCGAAGGCCCGCCCGCCGCCCGCCCGCTGGTCGCGGCGGCGTTGAGCCTGGAGGCGCCGGTCCTCGCGGTGACCGCGACCGGGCGCGAGGCCGACGAGCTGACGTCCGTGCTGCGGGACCTGATCGGGGAGGACGCCGTCGCGCACTTCCCGTCCTGGGAAACCCTGCCGCACGAACGCCTCTCGCCGCGCGCGGACACCGTGGGCGCCCGGCTGGAGGTGCTGCGCCGCCTGGCCCGCCCGGACGGCGACCCGCTGCGGGTGGTCGTGGCCACGGTCCGCAGCCTGATCCAGCCCATGGCGCCGGGCCTGGGCGAACTCGTGCCCGTCCGCCTGAAGACCGGCGCCGACGTCGATTTCGAGACCCTGCCCGCGAGCCTGACGGCCATCGCCTACACCCGCGTCGACATGGTCGAGAAACGCGGCGAGTTCGCGGTGCGCGGCGGCATCCTGGACGTGTTCCCGCCGACCGCCGAACACCCGCTGCGGGTGGAGTTCTGGGGCGACGAGGTCAGCGAGATCCGCCCGTTCTCCGTGGCCGACCAGCGGTCGCTGCCCCAGGAGGTCGAGGAGTTCGTCGCGCCGCCGTGCCGCGAACTGCTGCTCACCGCCTCGGTCCGGGCCAGGGCCGCGCTGCTGGCCACCGAGCACGAAGCCGACGCGCAGCTCGTCGAGATGCTCGACAAGATCGCCGAGGGCATCCCGTCCGAGGGCATGGAGGCGCTGATCCCCGCCCTGTGCGAGGACGCGTTGCAGTTGCTCACCGACGTCGTCCCCGACGGCACGCACGTCGTGCTCAACGACCCGGAGAAGATCCGGGCCCGCGCGCACGACCTGGTCCGCACCGGCCAGGAGTTCCTGGAGGCGTCCTGGATGGCCGCGGCCGGCGGCGGCAGGGCGCCGATCGACCTGGGCGCGTCGGCGTACCGGAACCTGGACGAGGTGGCCGAGGCCGCCCGCGCGGCGGGTCGTCCGTGGTGGACGCTGAGCCAGTTGACCAGCGAGGGCGCGGACGTCCTCCGGCTGGAACTCAAGCACGTCGAGGCGTACCAGGGCGACATCGACCGGGCCTTCGCCGACCTGCGCGCGCACACGTCGTCCGGCGGCACGGCCGTCCTGGTGGTGCCCGGCGCGGGCACGGCGCAACGCGCCGCCGAGCAGTTGAAGGACGCCGACGTGCCCGCGACGCTCGTCGAGTCCCTCGACGACGCGCCGCGCCAGGGCTTCGTCACGGTCGCGCGCGGCGCCCTGGAGGACGGCTTCGCGCTGCCCGGCCTCGCGCTTGTCGTGCTCACCGAGACCGACCTGACCGGCGGGCGCGGCGGAACGTCCACCAAGGACATGCGCCGCATGCCCAGCCGCCGGCGCAACGCCGTCGACCCGCTCGCGCTCAAGGCCGGCGACTACGTCGTGCACGAGCAGCACGGCATCGGCAAGTACGTGGAGATGGTGCAACGCACGGTCGCCGGCGCGACCCGCGAGTACCTGGTCCTGGAGTACGCCTCGTCCAAGCGCGGCCAGCCCGGCGACCGGCTGTTCGTGCCGACCGACCAGCTCGACGAGGTGTCCCGCTACGTCGGCGGCGAACTGCCCACGCTCAACAAGCTCGGCGGCTCGGACTGGAAGAACACGAAGGCCAAGGCGCGCAAGGCGGTCAAGCAGATCGCGGCCGAACTCGTCCAGCTCTACGCCGCGCGCCAGTCCGCGCCCGGCCACGCGTTCGCCGTGGACACGCCGTGGCAGCGCGAGCTGGAGGACGCCTTCCCGTTCACCGAGACGGTCGACCAGATGGCCGCGATCGACGAGGTCAAGGCCGACATGGAGCGGTCGGTCCCGATGGACCGGGTGATCTGCGGCGACGTCGGCTACGGCAAGACCGAGATCGCGGTGCGCGCGGCGTTCAAGGCCGTGCAGGACGGCAAGCAGGTGGTCGTGCTCGTCCCGACGACCCTGCTCGCGCAGCAGCACCTCAACACGTTCTCCGAGCGCATGCGCGCGTTCCCGGTGAAGGTCAAGGGCCTGTCCCGGTTCACCGACGCGCTGGAGGCCCAGCAGACCATCACGGGCCTGGCCGACGGCGACGTGGACGTGGTGATCGGCACGCACCGCCTGCTCCAGAAGGGCCTGCGCTACAAGGACCTCGGCCTGGTGATCGTCGACGAGGAGCAGCGCTTCGGTGTCGAGCACAAAGAGCACATCAAGGCGCTGCGCACGCACGTGGACGTCCTGACGATGTCCGCAACGCCGATCCCGCGCACGCTGGAGATGTCGCTCGCGGGCATCCGCGAGATGTCCACGATCCTCACCCCGCCCGAGGAGCGGCACCCGATCCTGACCTACGTCGGCGGGTACGACGACAAGCAGGTCGGCGCCGCGCTGCGCCGCGAACTGCTGCGCGACGGCCAGGTGTTCTACGTGCACAACCGGGTGTCGTCGATCGAGAAGGCGGCCCGCCGCATCCGCGACCTGGTGCCCGAGGCGCGGGTCGTGACCGCGCACGGCCAGATGAACGAGGACCGCCTGGAGAAGATCATCCAGGGGTTCTGGGAGCGCGAGTACGACGTGCTCGTGTGCACCACGATCGTCGAGACCGGCCTGGACATCTCCAACGCCAACACGCTGATCGTCGAACGCGGCGACATGCTCGGCCTGTCCCAGCTGCACCAGCTGCGCGGACGCGTGGGCCGCGGCCGGGAACGCGGCTACGCCTACTTCCTCTACCCGCCCGAGACGCCGCTGAGCGAGACCGCCCACGACCGGCTCGCCACCATCGCGCAGAACACCGAGCTGGGCGCGGGCATGGCCGTGGCCATGAAGGACCTGGAGATCCGGGGCGCGGGCAACATCCTCGGCGCCGAGCAGTCCGGGCACATCGCGGGCGTCGGCTTCGACCTGTACGTGCGGCTGGTCGGCGAGGCCGTCGAGGCGTTCCGCCGGCACGCGGGCGCGGAGGTCGACGGCGAGGAGGAACTGGCCGAGGTCCGCGTCGACCTGCCCGTGGACGCGCACATCCCGCACGACTACGTGCCGGGGGAGCGGCTGCGGCTGGAGGCGTACCGCAAGATCGCGGCGGCGGTCGACGAGCCGTCGTTGCAGGCCGTGTGGGACGAGCTGAAGGACCGCTACGGCACGCCGCCGCTGCCGGTCGAGCGGCTGCTGGCCGTGGCCCGGTTCCGGCACACGTGCCGCGCGCACGGCGTCACCGAAGTCGCGATGCAGGGCGCGAACCTGCGCTTCGCGCCGCTGGAACCGCGGGACTCGCAGCTCGTCCGCCTGCGCCGGTTGTTCCCGAAGGCCGTGCACAAGCAGGCCGTGAAGACCGTGACCGTGCCCCGGCCCACCGAAGGCGCGGCCGGCGGCCGGATGGGCGCACCCGTGCTGCGGGACCAGGAACTCCTCGACTGGTGCGCACGGTTCCTCGAATCGTTGGCGGGTACTCCCGTGAGCGGCGTCACGGGTTCGTGA
- a CDS encoding PQQ-dependent sugar dehydrogenase, translating to MRRFAGFAIPLLLTGCATAMGGTAPAATAEPLKVTTVVSGLTHPWDVGFLPDGRFLVPQRPGRIALVDKGVATTLTADLSDVVARGEGGLMSLLVHPDFATSRQFTTCYNTASDIRLVTWELDGTTARKVKNPLLGGFPVNASGRHSGCKLAVDKEGALLVGTGDTANARAAQNRQSLGGKVLRLNLKTGAAFTGTDRVYSYGHRNVQGIAVRSDGLVLTAEHGPSTDDEINLHKPGNFGWDPSKGGTQDRYDESVPMTDTRRFPDAVPAVWSSGRPTEAISAAAFLSGPQWKTLDGWLAVTALRGTKLLLFSVAKDGKVANRTVPPELSTKFGRLRAAVQGPDGALYLSTSNGTDDKILKVTL from the coding sequence ATGCGCCGATTTGCCGGATTCGCCATTCCCCTGCTGCTGACCGGCTGCGCCACCGCGATGGGTGGCACCGCACCGGCCGCAACGGCGGAACCATTGAAGGTGACCACTGTCGTCAGTGGTCTCACGCACCCCTGGGACGTCGGATTCCTGCCCGACGGCCGTTTCCTCGTGCCCCAGCGACCGGGCCGGATCGCCCTGGTCGACAAGGGCGTCGCCACCACGCTGACGGCCGACCTGTCGGACGTCGTCGCGCGGGGCGAGGGCGGGCTGATGAGCCTGCTCGTGCATCCCGACTTCGCCACGTCGCGCCAGTTCACCACGTGCTACAACACCGCGTCGGACATCCGGCTGGTGACGTGGGAACTCGACGGCACGACCGCGCGCAAGGTCAAGAACCCGCTGCTGGGCGGCTTCCCGGTCAACGCGAGCGGCCGGCACTCCGGCTGCAAGCTCGCCGTGGACAAGGAGGGCGCGCTGCTCGTGGGCACCGGCGACACCGCCAACGCCCGTGCCGCGCAGAACCGGCAGAGCCTGGGCGGGAAGGTCCTGCGCCTCAACCTGAAGACCGGTGCCGCGTTCACCGGCACCGACCGCGTGTACTCGTACGGGCACCGCAACGTGCAGGGCATCGCCGTGCGGTCCGACGGCCTGGTGCTCACCGCCGAGCACGGGCCGAGCACCGACGACGAGATCAACCTCCACAAGCCCGGCAACTTCGGGTGGGACCCGTCCAAGGGCGGCACCCAGGACCGGTACGACGAGAGCGTGCCGATGACCGACACCCGCCGCTTCCCGGACGCGGTGCCGGCGGTGTGGTCGTCCGGTCGGCCGACGGAGGCCATCAGCGCGGCGGCGTTCCTGTCCGGTCCGCAGTGGAAGACGCTGGACGGGTGGCTCGCGGTGACCGCGTTGCGCGGCACGAAGCTGCTGCTGTTCAGCGTGGCCAAGGACGGGAAGGTCGCGAACCGGACCGTGCCGCCGGAGTTGAGCACAAAGTTCGGCCGGCTGCGTGCCGCGGTGCAGGGCCCTGACGGCGCCCTGTACCTGAGCACGTCCAACGGCACCGACGACAAGATCCTCAAGGTCACCCTCTAA
- a CDS encoding TetR/AcrR family transcriptional regulator — MTGKERREQLLDVARALFAEKGFEVTSVEEIAHRAGVSKPVVYEHFGGKEGIYAVVVDREMQYLMDHIVNALSGGHPRELLEQAACALLDYIEGSTDGFRILVRDSPVASSTGTFSSLLNDIASQVESILGLHFSRQGYDRKLAALYSQALVGMVALTGQWWLEVRRPKKDEVAAHLVNLAWKGLSHMDHKPKLRTRR; from the coding sequence ATGACCGGCAAGGAACGGCGTGAGCAACTGCTCGACGTCGCCCGCGCGTTGTTCGCGGAAAAGGGCTTCGAGGTCACCTCGGTCGAGGAGATCGCGCACCGGGCGGGCGTGTCCAAGCCCGTCGTGTACGAGCACTTCGGCGGCAAGGAAGGCATCTACGCCGTCGTCGTCGACCGCGAGATGCAGTACCTGATGGACCACATCGTCAACGCGCTGTCCGGCGGGCATCCCCGTGAGCTGCTCGAACAGGCCGCGTGCGCGTTGCTCGACTACATCGAGGGCTCGACGGACGGGTTCCGCATCCTGGTCCGCGACTCGCCCGTGGCGTCGTCCACGGGGACGTTCTCGTCGTTGCTCAACGACATCGCCTCGCAGGTCGAGTCGATCCTGGGACTGCACTTCTCGCGCCAGGGCTACGACCGCAAGCTCGCCGCGCTCTACAGCCAGGCCCTGGTGGGGATGGTGGCGTTGACCGGTCAGTGGTGGCTGGAGGTGCGCCGGCCGAAGAAGGACGAGGTCGCCGCCCACCTGGTCAACCTGGCCTGGAAGGGCCTGTCCCACATGGACCACAAGCCCAAACTCCGCACCCGCCGCTGA
- a CDS encoding acyl-CoA desaturase — protein MTSTLESGSAAPPSPDRGPKPLIGGQRGHLEQLGVYVFVIVPFLALLAAVPFAWGWGLGWVDVILFVAFYYISGLGVTIGYHRYFTHGSFKANRALKIGMAIAGSMALQGPVITWVADHRRHHAFSDREGDPHSPWLFGSGPVALAKGFWHAHMGWLFERDKTNAQRFAPDLLEDKDLRRVDDLFWLWTVISLAAPAVIGGLVSMSWWGAFTAFFWAGFVRAGFLHHVTWSVNSICHMVGDRPFAARDRSANVWALAILSFGESWHNLHHADPTSARHGVKRGQIDTSARIIWIFEKFGWATDVRWPTPQRLARISRK, from the coding sequence ATGACCAGCACCCTGGAGAGCGGTTCCGCGGCGCCGCCGAGCCCGGATCGCGGGCCCAAGCCGTTGATCGGAGGACAGCGCGGACACCTGGAGCAGCTCGGTGTCTACGTGTTCGTCATTGTGCCGTTCCTGGCGTTGCTGGCGGCCGTGCCGTTCGCATGGGGCTGGGGGCTCGGCTGGGTCGACGTGATCCTGTTCGTGGCCTTCTACTACATCTCCGGCCTCGGCGTGACGATCGGCTACCACCGCTACTTCACGCACGGGTCGTTCAAGGCCAACCGGGCGCTGAAGATCGGGATGGCCATCGCGGGCAGCATGGCCCTCCAGGGACCGGTGATCACCTGGGTCGCCGACCACCGCCGCCACCACGCGTTCTCCGACCGCGAGGGCGACCCGCACTCTCCGTGGCTGTTCGGCAGCGGACCGGTCGCGCTGGCCAAGGGCTTCTGGCACGCGCACATGGGGTGGCTGTTCGAGCGTGACAAGACCAACGCGCAGCGGTTCGCCCCGGACCTGCTGGAGGACAAGGACCTGCGCCGCGTCGACGACCTGTTCTGGCTGTGGACCGTGATCAGCCTGGCGGCGCCCGCCGTGATCGGCGGCCTCGTGTCGATGTCGTGGTGGGGCGCGTTCACGGCGTTCTTCTGGGCCGGCTTCGTCCGGGCCGGGTTCCTGCACCACGTGACGTGGTCGGTGAACTCGATCTGCCACATGGTCGGCGACCGGCCGTTCGCCGCCCGCGACCGCTCGGCCAACGTGTGGGCGCTGGCGATCCTGTCGTTCGGCGAGTCGTGGCACAACCTGCACCACGCGGACCCGACGTCGGCGCGGCACGGCGTGAAGCGTGGCCAGATCGACACGTCGGCGCGGATCATCTGGATCTTCGAGAAGTTCGGCTGGGCGACCGACGTGCGCTGGCCCACGCCGCAGCGCCTGGCGCGGATCAGCCGGAAGTGA